In Sphaerospermopsis torques-reginae ITEP-024, the genomic window GTTACTTTTGCTGGTTATAACTTAGGTACAGCAAATTCAAAATATGCGTCTTCTCTGGATGAAATCAAGAGTTTTATTCCAGATGAATTTTTGCAATATTTTTCATTTCCTGGAAAATATGAAGCAGAACAATATTTAAAACTAGCACAAAAATCTCATTTTGCTATTTTTGCATCGCGTGTAGAAACGTTTTGTCTTGCAGCCCATGAATTAAACTGGATGGGAATGCCTTTAATTTTAGCAGATATTCCAGCATTTAAAGAACATTTTCAAGATGGAATTAACGCTTATAAATTTGATGTTACTATCGAATCTCTGACTCAACTCTTGATGAAAATTATAGAAAATCCAAAAATGTTGGCTCAACTAGATCCACAACCTGTTAGCGAGTTTGATATTAATATTTTTGAAAAATTAATAAATTTACCAGAAAATAACAAAATAAATGCTAATTACTTTTTATTCACAAAAATGCAGGAAATTTACTTTAATCAAGGTAATGTATACTTTGATAATTTTAAATTCTTAACTGTTTTTTCTTGGAAAAATTTAATTTTAGCAGTTACATGGAAAATTGTAAAACGTATTGCAGATATTTTTTCAATCTCAATAAAATTCAGATTATATGTTAAAGGATTTTTCAAAAAAGCTAAGTTAATATAGATTTTGAAAATAAAATACAAAAACATGAATCATTATATATCTCTCATTATTTGTACGGCTGATCGTTGTCTTTCTCTTGAGCAAACTTTACGGGCAATCAATAATATTAACTATCCATTATTTGAAGTTGTTATTGTTGATGCTTCATGTAACCGAGAATCTTGGGAAATGGTTACTGCTATCTCCAGCAAAGTAAGCTTTCCTCTGAATTTAACAACTGTTGGGGAAAAAAATATCAGTATTTCTCGCAACTTAGGTATAAAGTTAGCATCAGGAGATATAATTGCTTTCATAGACGATGATGCAATTCCACCTCCTGACTGGATAGAAAAACTATTAGCAACCTATTCTTTACATGGTGATAAATGTGGTGGTGTTGGTGGTACAGTACGAGATATGACAAAACCTGATTATCCGTTGCAATATCATCGCGGTATCACAAATATTATTAGTAATACCATTGCAATTCGTTCTGATGATGCTCCTAATTATAACCAACCAGACGGTTTTTGGTATAACTGTTTGATGGGTGCAAACTCATCTTATCGCAAAGATGTATTGGAAAAAATCAATGGCTATGACGAATTTTTTGAATATTTTTTAGATGAAACAGATGTTTGTTTACGCATTATTCAAGCTGGTTATGAAATTCATTACTGTGATGTAATTGTAGATCATTACCCTCAACCTAGCCATAATCGTCAAGATCAAAAACATCTTACCTGTTGGTACTCCCTAGCTAAAAATACAACCTATTTCTCCCTAAAACACGCATTAAAAAGAATCCCTTTACCTATCCTCATAATTCGTCTGACACTACTCCTAATTTATCGTTGTTTACTCAGAATTATCCGTTTAAAATTTACACATCATCTGTCACATGAGATTTTATGGAAATATATTCAAGAATCTATAGCAGGTGTGCGTATAGGTTGGAATGCTGGGATGGCTTTTCATCAAGTTAAAAGCAGAGAGTATTAAAGTAAAAAGTCCAAAAATAAAAAAGAAGTGTTGGGTGTATGAGGTGGGTTAAAAATAAATTATTATCCGTTATATTTCCAGAGTCACATCACTAGAAGCATTATTTAATGAACACAATAAATAATCCATCATCTCATCAATTAATCATCAACCTATCAATTATTTTCTCCCAACCAACTGGAATAAGTAACTACGCTTTAAACCTCATTCATTACTTGAAATCTTTCCAACCTACTCTATTAACAGCACAAAATCACCCAGATTTCAATTGCTACCCAATCCCAAATAATCTAACTCCTGCTGATGGTACAAAAGGACATTTAAACCGCCTCATTTGGACACAATTTCAACTACCCAAAATCTACAAAAACCTTAAATCTACCCTTCTATTTTCCCCCATACCAGAAGCACCCCTATATAGTAACTGTCGCTTTATCGTCATGTCTCACGACATGATACCTTTACGCTTTCCTAAACCTTTCTCACCCCTAACACCATATTACCGCTATTACACCCCCCAAGTCTTAAACCAAGCACAACATATCATTTGTAACTCGGAAGCAACAGCTAACGATATCACCAAATTTTATAATATTCCCAGTCATAAAATAACACCTATTCCCCTAGCGTGCGATCGCTCTCATTTCCGCTTTCTCAACCTACCCACTAAAAACTATTTTCTATACATTGGTAGACAAGATCCTTATAAAAATGTACATAGTTTAATTTCTGCTTTTGCAAAATTACCTCACACAAATGACTATGAACTCTGGTTAGTGGGTCCTACCGATAAACGTTATACCCCATTGTTGGAAAAACAAGTAAAAGAACTAGAAATAAATCATTTAGTTAAATTCCTCAACTATGTACCTTACCACGAATTACCAACCATTATAAATCAAGCACTTGCTTTAGTTTTCCCTAGTTTATGGGAAGGTTTTGGTTTACCAGTATTAGAAGCAATGGCCTGTGGTACTCCCGTTATCACTTCTAATATTTCCTCCCTTCCAGAAGTTACAGGAGATGATGCTATTTTAATTAATCCCTGTAATACCGAGGAAATTACAGACGCAATGCAAACTATTATTAATGATTCAGAAACCAGAAAACAACTTTCAGAAAAAGGAATAAAAAGAGCAAATCAATTTAGTTGGGAAAAAACCGGACTCGCTACAGTTGAAATATTACAGCAATATCTGTGAGCATAACTACAAAATATAAGATACCCTACTTATTGAAGAAGTTGCTAATATTGTAGTTATTGTTATATGAGACTCATATTTGATTTTTGAAAAAAATCCGTACACCTAAATTCTCGGAAACCCTTTTGCATCTTACTTTTTGCGTTTTATCTGACTATGCAAACAATTCCAGATATCAAATATTATTCCTATATGATAGAATAAATATAGTAAAATAATTAGGGCTTGCTGAATAAATGTAAAACCCAGATATAACAAAGGTTACAGGTGATCAGTGAGCTTGTCGAACTGCTGATAAAGAGGAAAAAAGTGCAAGGGTTTTCAAGGGTATACCTGAAAAAGTGTGCATTTTTTTGGATTTCTAGAGATAGTAAAGAAATTTTCAAACCTCCTCCTGACTCCTAACGAAAAGACTTTTTCAGCAACCCCTAATTACACTAACAAGATAAGAATAATCAATTATAATGGCAAAAGATGTTTTCCACCAACAGGTTAAAAATGCTTTAATAAAAGAAGGATGGAAAATCACTCATGATCCCCTCACCATTCGCATTAGTGAAGTTGTCAAACTGCAAATTGATTTAGCAGCAGAAACAACCATAGCAGCAGAAAAGGAGACAGAAAAAATTGCAGTAGAAATTAAAAGTTTTATAGGAGATTCAGAAATTAGCAGTTTTCATACAGCATTAGGTCAATATCTAAACTATAGCCAAGCGTTAGAAGAACAAGAACCAACCAGAATTATATATTTAGCCGTACCCTTTGAGACTTATTACGAATTTTTCCAACTTCCATTTATCCAACGTATGCTACAAAAATATCAAGTCAAACTGATCATTTACGATCCAAAACAAGAGGAGATTAGACAATGGATAAAATAGAACTTTATAGACAATTTATCAAAGAAATTCTAACAGAACACGCTCAAATTTCCACCACTACAGATACAGTAAAAGCACAACTAATATTTGATAGTGAACATGATCATTATCAGTTAAATTTTGTGGGTTGGCAAGGTGATAAACGAGTATTTGGTCCAGTAATTCACCTTGATATTGAAAATGACAAAATTTGGATTCAGTACAATGGAACAGAAGAATCAATAGCCGAAAGATTAGTACAAATGGGAGTACCAACTTCAGATATTGTCATTGGTTTTCATTCTCCCTTTAAACGGCAATTTACACCTTATGCAGTACGATAATAATTTTCTTAATACTCAGATACTATACTTGTTTAAATAAGTATAGTATCTATCCAATTTCTAATATTCCCTAACATTAACATCTGATTCGGAAATATGTAATCCTAAAAGTAGGAAAATTCTTACCTGACAATAAAAATATGAAAATCACATCCAAAGGACAAGTAACTATTCCCGTAGAAATACGAGAAAGATTGGGATTAACACCCAACACAGAAGTAGAATTTGAAATCATCGGAGATGCAGTTTACATAAAAAAATCCAAAATTAAACCCACTCCCGGTAAAAATCTTATAGAAATAATGCGAGGTAAAGCTACAATCAACATGACCACCGATGAAATCATGGCACTAACTAGACATTTCAGTTGAACTACTTTATCCCTGATTTGTTATTGATTGCTTATTCTCCGATATCCTCGACCTAATTAACTCTATATCTAAATTCAACTCAGAAGCGATCGCCTCCACACTTAAACCCAAACGTAACAACAAAGGTATCATCTCTAACTTACTTTCTAACTTACCTTCCGCTTTACCCTCTTCCTTCACATCTTGAAAATACCGTGTTTGCTTCAACTCATCTAGTCCAAACATAGCTTCTAACTCCTGACTACTTAAATAGGGAAACTTGTACACCAGTATCTTATCTACCAATTCTAAAACCTTTTCCTGGATCATTGCTTCTGCTAAAGACATCCGTACTTGTTCTTTCAGTTGAACTACTTTATCCCTGATTTGTTATTGATTGCTTATTCTCCGATATCCTCGACCTAATTAACTCTATATCTAAATTCAACTCAGAAGCGATCGCCTCCACACTTAAACCCAAACGTAATAACAAAGGTATCATCTCTAACTTACCTTCCGCTTTACCTTCCGCTTTACCCTCTTCCTTCACATCTTGAAAATACCGTGTTTGCTTCAATTCATCTAGTCCAAACATAGCTTCTAACTCCTGACTACTTAAATAGGGAAACTTGTACACCAGTATCTTATCTACCAATTCTAAAACTTTTTCCTGGATCATTGGTTCTGCTAAAGATACCCGTACTTGTTCTTTCAGTTGAACTACTTTCTCCTTAATTTGTGGTTGTTGTGCTACTATCAATTCTAGCATTCCTAAACCAACAGAATCACCAGTTTTTTCCCCTAACTCATCTAAGTATATCCGTGATATTCTACCAATATGAAATAACTCTTGATACTGTATTGGTTCTGCTGTATCAGTGCTACGATTGGGAAATATCGCCACTGCACACCAATTTTGTTGAGGACGATATAACTTTAAGTAGAGAAATATCTCCCCAAACAAGTCCCAGTAAAAATTGTCACGTTGCTGAAATTGCACCTCTACAAAATAAATCAGTTTATCTTCATCAGCAGGTGGGAGAAATAACCCATCAAAACGGAATGATAATTCCTTAATTTCCACTGAATCAAACTTGTATCCACTTGCCTTATCAGGAGATTCTCCTAATAATTCAAACAAAACAGTAGGTAAAGTTTGAAATATTTGATAAAAAATTGAGTCTGTTTTCATTAATGGCGAATAGTTTACGAGTAAAAATCAATATCATTAAAATATCATAAGTTTTACTAGATACTATTTATCTATTTTACCCAAATTGCTAATTATCTAAATCCTGTAAATCCTCAAATCCTGGACATCCTGATTCAGACAATTTATTTAATTATTAAAATGAATCTGACGATAAAAACAGAATCTTCAACCTAGCATTTGCTAACCGTCAAATTTCCTATCGTCAGATTTATAAATCAGTCAAATTACAAGAACAGAAAGTTTCAAAAAAGCGGTAAAAATTAAAAATTAAAACAGATAATTGTTGGGTTTTAATTTTCAATTTTCAATTTTCAATTTTTAATTCTTTACGGTGTTCCCACTGCACCAGAATAAACCAAACCCCGCTGCATATCCAAAGTCAAAATTGACCCATCTTTTATTACCTGTGTCGCTTCCTTCACACCAACAATAACAGGTACACCCAGACGTAAACCAATCACCGCTGCATGACTATTGAGACTTTCATCTTCAGTAATAATACCACTAGCCTTGCGAATCGCATCAACAAAATCAACGCCTGTACTCGATGCCACCAAAATATCACCATGATTAAAATGAGTCGCATCTATACCAGTACGCACAACCCTAGCGCGGCCACTGACAGAACCTTGTCCTAAACCAATACCTTGACCTAGTATCGCTGTCACCACTTCCACTTTAATCAAATCTGTAGACCCAGAAACACCTTGCAGTGTACCAGCAGTCATCACCACCAAATCACCCTCACTTAACAGGTTTTTTTCCTGGGCTACATTAATAGCAGCTTGGAAGGTTTGACCAGTAGAAGGTAAATCTAACACCAACAACGGTTTTACACCCCAAACCATCTGCAACTGTCGCGCCACATTGACATGGGGTGTGATGGCTAAAATTGGCGTTTTCGGACGGTATTTAGAAACATTCCGCGCAGTTGCTCCCGTTTGTGTCAAAGTCATAATTGCTGCTGCACCTAAATTCTCAGCAATTTGACCAACTGCTTGACTGATAGCATTAGGAATAGAACGTTTATCATCTCGCGTCAAACGGGAAGAATTTTCAGCTTCTTCCTGTTCAATGCGTTCAGCAATTCTTGCCATAGTTGCTACCGCTTCCACTGGGTAACTACCTACAGCAGTTTCATTGGAAAGCATCACCGCATCCGTACCATCTAAAATCGCGTTAGCCACATCGGATACTTCTGCACGGGTAGGACGGGGGTTGCTGACCATGCTATCTAACATTTGGGTAGCGGTGATGATGGGAATACCCAAACGGTTAGCAGTAGCAATTAACCGCTTTTGCAACACAGGTACATCTTCTGCGGGCAATTCTACCCCTAAATCGCCTCTAGCTACCATTACACCATCACACAAAGACAGAACCGCTTCCATTTGTTCTATCGCTTCGTGTTTTTCAATTTTGGCAACTACAGGAACGTTTTTCCCGGTACTGGTAATTAACTCTTTAATTTCGATAATATCCTGGGGGTTACGAACAAAAGACAGTGCTACCCAGTCTACACCTTGATCTAGACCAAACATCAGATCCTCGCGGTCTTTGTCGGTCATGGCTTTGATGGATAAGTAAACTCCCGGGAAATTAACGCCTTTGTTGTTAGAAAGTTTACCTGCAACTGTCACTCGACAATGTAAATCACCTTTATCGCGGTTAATTTCCTCAACAACCATTTCTACTCGGCCGTCATCGAGGAGAATTTTTGAGCCAACAGGGACTTCTTCCGCTAAATAATCGTAGGTAACACAGCTAATTTCTTGAGTTCCTACCACTGGACGATTTGTTAAAGTGAAGCGATCGCCCTTAGACAACATGATAAAACCATTTTCAAATTGTCCCAAGCGAATTTTTGGACCTTGCAAATCTTGTAAAATTGCCACAGGTCTATTCAGTTCAAAAGCGGTTTGTCTAATTAACCGGATACTGCGCTGATGGTCAGCATGAGTGCCGTGGGAAAAATTTAATCGCAGCGTCGTTGCACCCGCTTCAATAATTGCTTTCAGCATTTCTGGACTACTGGTAGCAGGTCCAACAGTAGCAACAATTTTGGTTCGGCGCAGAGAATCTCTTAATTGCGTCATGGGCGGATTTCAGGATTTTTTGGATCTATCTGGGAAATAATGGTAAATTAAGCAGTCAATTCTTTTCAGTCACTGCTATATCAATGTCAATTAATATCAAAAGCAGTGAAAGTGGGGGTGAAGTATAGATTTGATTTCGTACAGTTAGTAACTTTATAGAAAAATCTCCTCAAACCACTTCCCCTAATCAGCAAGACTCCGGTTAAATCTTACTATACAGAATCCCCATAAAAAAGCCAGATATAACTCAGGATTGAGTCATAGACAAGTCAGAGTTAATTTTACTTCTCCACATCTCCACAGACCTGATGGACGCTTCCAGCTTGTCTAAACTGTAATCTTGGATTTGATTAGCAGCAATCACTTCCTACCTGATCAGCTTCATTTCTGATTCAATCTCCTTGAGCTTTTCCCGCGCAGCAAACCCCCAGTTAGCAGCTAAAACCCAGTTGGCCTCAAAATAGTCAATAGCGTTACCAACATCATCACCCTTTCATTAATCATGGGTGGTTTTTCTGTGTTCATAAAATCCGCATGAGTAAGGATGTATCAATAATTTTTCAAAAAGCCACTCAATTAAGAGTGGTTTTTATTTTGGGTGTAGAATTGGATTACCCTGAATGGGTTTTTACTACTTTTAGCATATTCATATTAATCGTGCGTAAGTATACAGTAATTGCTCCCGTGAGCCTAAGTATTGCTTTGTTGATGACTGGTTGTAATGAGAGTAAAATCTCTCAGTGTCAACGATTGGTTAAAGTTGTGAATCAAGGAACTTCTTTGATTGATAACAATAAAGGAACACAAGTAACAACTAGCTTGCAACTCTCCAAAGATTTGCAAAATGTCACTAAATCAATTCAAGAATTAAGATTAGCAGATCCCAAACTCCAAGAAGTTCAAAGTAGTTTTGCCAAAGTTTTTGATAATCTCAGTCAAGCGATCGCAAAAGCTGGTAATGCTCTAGGTACAACTAAAACAGCAGAAGCTTCTACAGCAGGTAGGGTAAAAATCCAAAAGGCCAGAACAGACATTGAATCAACACTAACAGCAGCCGCTAAAACTGCTGGTAAAGAATCAGATACTTTTGGAAATCAGTTAAATGAATACTGTAGTCAATCGCAATGATTTTTGATTTTTTACCCCTCCTGTGTGGATATATTTGACCATTTTGGGCAATTAATTTATAATGAGTAGGAATTTAAAGATATTTTAAACCTTCCACCCAAAATATTTTATATTTTGGGTTATTTTTTGGCTCTTGGGCAAAAGTTTTACATTTGTGATTAATTGCTAAACAATACAATCACGTAGATCATTAAGAGTAATCATCAATGTCATCGGTTCGAGGGGAGACAAATTAAAACCTAAAGCCAAATAAAAATCCTTAGCTTCTTCAGAAATTGCATGAACAATAATTCCTCTAATGCCAATGGTATCAGCGGCTTGAAGAACTCGTAAAGCAGCATCACGAAATAAAGCACGTCCTAACCCTTGACCTTGAAAAGAACTATCTATTGCTAATCGTGCCAAAATTACTACCGGAATGGGGTCAGGCATATTTCGCCGAAATTTACCTACAGCCGATTGTAAACTAATCGCTCCAGAAGCAAGAGCATAATATCCAATAACTTTATTATCCGCGCAAATCACAAAAGTTCTAGTTGCACCACTGATTTGATTCGCATAAGCTCGACGTTTTAACCAATCATCAAGAGAAGCAATTCCACAGGAAAAATCAGTACAGGAGTGATGACTAGCCAAGGGTTCAGGGGGTGTGAAATTCATTTCTGTTCCCAAGGGGGAGTTGTTTGCATGGTTTTACGTAAACGTTCATTAACTTGAGGAGGTGCATCTAGTAAGGCAGTAAATTCTGCATAAGCTTCTGGAGTAGCCCAAAAAATAGTTCGTTCCAGTAAAGTTTCTTCGGCTGCATTCCGCGCTGCTGCCAAAATAAAATCAGTTCTATTTTTACCTAGCACTTTGGCAGCCATATCTATCAAATCTCGTTCTTCTGGCTTAATGCGTAAGTTGAGCGTGTTGCGTGGAGTTTTGGTTTTTGTTTTGTTGGTCATGGTTGATGTTTTTGAGTTTAATTTGTGATGATACTATTTTACCATGTTGTAATGACAAAGACATTACAGGATTTGGTAAAAAAATTACCATCTGTGAATAAAGGTTTTAATGTCTATTCCTTGCACTTTCTTTCTCTTTTTCACACCTGAAACTCTTGATTTATATCAAAGGACGCAAAGCACACAAAAAATAGATAAAAAAATTGAGCGCAGCTTGCAAAGTGCGTATACAAAAACCCCCCACCTCGCGGCAGGGGATTTTTTTGTTACTTACCTAAAACCAGCAGTTAGGATCAACCGAACTTACCAGCAGTAGAAGCAATGAGGAACGCTGCGTAGGTAACGATGTAGCCAACAGTGAAGTGAGCTAAACCAACCACACGAGCTTGAACAATGGAGAGAGCAACAGGCTTATCTTTCCAGCGAACCAAGTTAGCCAGAGGAGTACGCTCGTGCGCCCAAACCAAGGTTTCGATCAACTCTTGCCAGTAACCTCTCCAGGAGATTAAGAACATGAAACCGGTTGCCCAAACTAGGTGTCCGAAGAGGAACATCCAAGCCCAAACAGACAGGTTGTTCATGCCGTAGGCATTGTAACCGTTGATCAACTGAGCAGAGTTAGCCCAGAGGTAGTCACGGAACCAGCCCATCAAGTAGGTGGAGTTTTCGTTGAACTGAGCAACGTTACCTTGCCAAATACCCAGATGTTTCCAGTGCCAGTAGAAAGTTACCCAACCAATGGTGTTTAACATCCAGAACATAGACAGGTAGAAAGCGTCCCAAGCGGAGATATCGCAAGTACCGCCACGGCCGGGACCGTCGCAGGGGAACGCATAACCGAAGTCCTTTTTATCGGGCATCAGTTTAGAACCACGAGCATCCAAAGCACCTTTAACAAGTACCAAGGTGGTGGTGTGGATAGCCAAAGCGAAAGCGTGGTGAACCAAGAAGTCGCCAGGACCAATGGTTAGGAACAAGGAGTTTGTTCCAGAGTTGATAGCATCTAACCAGCCAGATAACCAAACGTTACCGTAGTTGGGGTAGGCGGTGTAAGCTATGCTGTCAGGGTTAGACAACAAGGTGTCTAAACCGTAGAGAACTTTACCGTGAGCCGCTTGAATGAACTGAGCAAATACTGGTTCAATCAAGATTTGCTTTTCAGGAGTACCGAAAGCAACTACTACGTCGTTGTGAACGTACAAGCCCAAGGTGTGGAAACCAAGGAATAAGGATACCCAGCTGAGGTGAGAGATGATCGCCTCTTTGTGCTGTAACATCCGGTCTAATACGTTGCCTTTGTTTTGTTCGGGATCGTAGTCACGAACCCAGAAGATTGCTGCGTGTGCAAAAGCACCAACCATTAAGAAACCAGCGATGTACTGGTGGTGGGTGTACAGTGCTGCCTGTGTGGTGTAGTCCTTAGCAATGAAAGCATAAGGAGGCAGAGCGTAC contains:
- the pyk gene encoding pyruvate kinase: MTQLRDSLRRTKIVATVGPATSSPEMLKAIIEAGATTLRLNFSHGTHADHQRSIRLIRQTAFELNRPVAILQDLQGPKIRLGQFENGFIMLSKGDRFTLTNRPVVGTQEISCVTYDYLAEEVPVGSKILLDDGRVEMVVEEINRDKGDLHCRVTVAGKLSNNKGVNFPGVYLSIKAMTDKDREDLMFGLDQGVDWVALSFVRNPQDIIEIKELITSTGKNVPVVAKIEKHEAIEQMEAVLSLCDGVMVARGDLGVELPAEDVPVLQKRLIATANRLGIPIITATQMLDSMVSNPRPTRAEVSDVANAILDGTDAVMLSNETAVGSYPVEAVATMARIAERIEQEEAENSSRLTRDDKRSIPNAISQAVGQIAENLGAAAIMTLTQTGATARNVSKYRPKTPILAITPHVNVARQLQMVWGVKPLLVLDLPSTGQTFQAAINVAQEKNLLSEGDLVVMTAGTLQGVSGSTDLIKVEVVTAILGQGIGLGQGSVSGRARVVRTGIDATHFNHGDILVASSTGVDFVDAIRKASGIITEDESLNSHAAVIGLRLGVPVIVGVKEATQVIKDGSILTLDMQRGLVYSGAVGTP
- the psaB gene encoding photosystem I core protein PsaB, which translates into the protein MATKFPKFSQDLAQDPTTRRIWYAIAMGNDFESHDGMTEENLYQKIFATHFGHLAIIFLWASSLLFHVAWQGNFEQWIKDPLHVRPIAHAIWDPHFGAPAVDAFTQAGASNPVNIAYSGVYHWWYTIGMRTNQELYVGSLGLLLLAALFLFAGWLHLQPKFRPSLSWFKSAEPRLNHHLAGLFGVSSLAWTGHLVHVAIPESRGIHVGWDNFLSVAPHPAGLTPFFTGNWGVYAQNPDTAGHLFGTSTGAGTAILTFLGGFHPQTESLWLTDMAHHHLAIAVIFIIAGHMYRTNFGIGHSIKEMLNSKSGLVPGSKSEGQFNLPHQGLYDTINNSLHFQLSLALAALGTITSLVAQHMYALPPYAFIAKDYTTQAALYTHHQYIAGFLMVGAFAHAAIFWVRDYDPEQNKGNVLDRMLQHKEAIISHLSWVSLFLGFHTLGLYVHNDVVVAFGTPEKQILIEPVFAQFIQAAHGKVLYGLDTLLSNPDSIAYTAYPNYGNVWLSGWLDAINSGTNSLFLTIGPGDFLVHHAFALAIHTTTLVLVKGALDARGSKLMPDKKDFGYAFPCDGPGRGGTCDISAWDAFYLSMFWMLNTIGWVTFYWHWKHLGIWQGNVAQFNENSTYLMGWFRDYLWANSAQLINGYNAYGMNNLSVWAWMFLFGHLVWATGFMFLISWRGYWQELIETLVWAHERTPLANLVRWKDKPVALSIVQARVVGLAHFTVGYIVTYAAFLIASTAGKFG
- a CDS encoding Rpn family recombination-promoting nuclease/putative transposase → MKTDSIFYQIFQTLPTVLFELLGESPDKASGYKFDSVEIKELSFRFDGLFLPPADEDKLIYFVEVQFQQRDNFYWDLFGEIFLYLKLYRPQQNWCAVAIFPNRSTDTAEPIQYQELFHIGRISRIYLDELGEKTGDSVGLGMLELIVAQQPQIKEKVVQLKEQVRVSLAEPMIQEKVLELVDKILVYKFPYLSSQELEAMFGLDELKQTRYFQDVKEEGKAEGKAEGKLEMIPLLLRLGLSVEAIASELNLDIELIRSRISENKQSITNQG
- a CDS encoding glycosyltransferase family 2 protein, which translates into the protein MNHYISLIICTADRCLSLEQTLRAINNINYPLFEVVIVDASCNRESWEMVTAISSKVSFPLNLTTVGEKNISISRNLGIKLASGDIIAFIDDDAIPPPDWIEKLLATYSLHGDKCGGVGGTVRDMTKPDYPLQYHRGITNIISNTIAIRSDDAPNYNQPDGFWYNCLMGANSSYRKDVLEKINGYDEFFEYFLDETDVCLRIIQAGYEIHYCDVIVDHYPQPSHNRQDQKHLTCWYSLAKNTTYFSLKHALKRIPLPILIIRLTLLLIYRCLLRIIRLKFTHHLSHEILWKYIQESIAGVRIGWNAGMAFHQVKSREY
- a CDS encoding XisH family protein, with protein sequence MAKDVFHQQVKNALIKEGWKITHDPLTIRISEVVKLQIDLAAETTIAAEKETEKIAVEIKSFIGDSEISSFHTALGQYLNYSQALEEQEPTRIIYLAVPFETYYEFFQLPFIQRMLQKYQVKLIIYDPKQEEIRQWIK
- a CDS encoding AbrB/MazE/SpoVT family DNA-binding domain-containing protein translates to MKITSKGQVTIPVEIRERLGLTPNTEVEFEIIGDAVYIKKSKIKPTPGKNLIEIMRGKATINMTTDEIMALTRHFS
- a CDS encoding DUF1778 domain-containing protein, with product MTNKTKTKTPRNTLNLRIKPEERDLIDMAAKVLGKNRTDFILAAARNAAEETLLERTIFWATPEAYAEFTALLDAPPQVNERLRKTMQTTPPWEQK
- a CDS encoding DUF2887 domain-containing protein — translated: MSLAEAMIQEKVLELVDKILVYKFPYLSSQELEAMFGLDELKQTRYFQDVKEEGKAEGKLESKLEMIPLLLRLGLSVEAIASELNLDIELIRSRISENKQSITNQG
- a CDS encoding GNAT family N-acetyltransferase; the encoded protein is MNFTPPEPLASHHSCTDFSCGIASLDDWLKRRAYANQISGATRTFVICADNKVIGYYALASGAISLQSAVGKFRRNMPDPIPVVILARLAIDSSFQGQGLGRALFRDAALRVLQAADTIGIRGIIVHAISEEAKDFYLALGFNLSPLEPMTLMITLNDLRDCIV
- a CDS encoding glycosyltransferase family 4 protein, which gives rise to MNTINNPSSHQLIINLSIIFSQPTGISNYALNLIHYLKSFQPTLLTAQNHPDFNCYPIPNNLTPADGTKGHLNRLIWTQFQLPKIYKNLKSTLLFSPIPEAPLYSNCRFIVMSHDMIPLRFPKPFSPLTPYYRYYTPQVLNQAQHIICNSEATANDITKFYNIPSHKITPIPLACDRSHFRFLNLPTKNYFLYIGRQDPYKNVHSLISAFAKLPHTNDYELWLVGPTDKRYTPLLEKQVKELEINHLVKFLNYVPYHELPTIINQALALVFPSLWEGFGLPVLEAMACGTPVITSNISSLPEVTGDDAILINPCNTEEITDAMQTIINDSETRKQLSEKGIKRANQFSWEKTGLATVEILQQYL
- a CDS encoding XisI protein — translated: MDKIELYRQFIKEILTEHAQISTTTDTVKAQLIFDSEHDHYQLNFVGWQGDKRVFGPVIHLDIENDKIWIQYNGTEESIAERLVQMGVPTSDIVIGFHSPFKRQFTPYAVR